A window from Calypte anna isolate BGI_N300 unplaced genomic scaffold, bCalAnn1_v1.p scaffold_81_arrow_ctg1, whole genome shotgun sequence encodes these proteins:
- the LOC103539238 gene encoding cell division cycle protein 27 homolog isoform X3, with the protein MTVLQEPVQAAIWQALNHYAYRDAVFLAERLYAEVHSEEALFLLATCYYRSGKAYKAYRLLKGHSCTTPQCKYLLAKCCVDLSKLAEGEQILSGGVLNKQKSHDDIVMEFGDSACFTLSLLGHVYCKTDRLAKGSECYQKSLSLNPFLWSPFESLCEIGEKPDPDQTFKLTSLQNFSSCLPNTCTTLVSNHNISHRQPETVLMETPQDTIELNRINLESSNSKYSSLNTDSSMSYIDSAVISPDAVPLGSGTAILSKQAQNKPKTGRSLLGGPAALSPLTPSFGILPLETPSPGDGSYLQNYTNTSSVIDVPSTGTPSKKSVSRISQAGTKSVFSQSGNSREVTPILVAQTQSSGPQTSTTPQVLSPTIAAPPNSLPRRSSRLFTSDSSTTKENSKKLKMKFPPKIPNRKTKSKTNKGGITQPNLNDSLEINKLDSSIISEGKISTVTPQIQAFTLQKAAAEGLMSLLRDMGKGYLALCSYNCKEAINILSHLPSHHYNTGWVLCQIGRAYFELAEYMQAERIFSEVRRIENYRVEGMEIYSTTLWHLQKDVALSVLSKDLTDMDKNSPEAWCAAGNCFSLQREHDIAIKFFQRAIQVDPNYAYAYTLLGHEFVLTEELDKALACFRNAIRVNPRHYNAWYGLGMIYYKQEKFSLAEMHFQKALDINPQSSVLLCHIGVVQHALKKSEKALDTLNKAINIDPKNPLCKFHRASVLFANEKYKSALQELEELKQIVPKESLVYFLIGKVYKKLGQTHLALMNFSWAMDLDPKGANNQIKEAIDKRYLPDDEEPITQEEQISECYPYESVGTDESQESSMTDADDTQLHAAETDEF; encoded by the exons ATGACGGTGCTGCAGGAACCCGTCCAG GCTGCTATATGGCAAGCACTTAACCACTATGCTTATCGTGATGCAGTGTTCCTTGCTGAAAGGTTGTATGCAGAAG tgCATTCAGAAGAGGCTCTGTTTTTACTGGCTACCTGTTACTACCGCTCAGGAAAGGCCTATAAAGCATACAGGCTCCTCAAAGGACACAGCTGTACTACCCCCCAGTGTAAATACCTGCTTGCAAAATGTTGTGTTGACCTCAGCAA gcttgCAGAAGGAGAGCAGATCTTATCTGGTGGAGTGCTGAATAAACAGAAAAGCCATGATGACATTGTTATGGAGTTTGGTGACTCTGCATGCTTTACACTCTCCTTACTGGGACATGTTTACTG caagaCAGACCGGCTTGCCAAAGGATCAGAATGTTACCAAAAGAGCCTTAGTTTAAATCCTTTCCTCTGGTCCCCTTTTGAATCACTCTGTGAAATAG GTGAAAAACCAGACCCTGACCAAACATTTAAATTAACATCTTTACAGAACTTCAGCAGCTGTCTGCCTAACACTTGCACAACCTTGGTATCTAATCACAACATATCCCATAGACAGCCTGAGACTGTCTTGATGGAAACACCTCAAGACACAATT GAGTTGAACAGAATCAACCTAGAATCCTCTAATTCAAAATATTCCTCCTTGAACACGGATTCTTCTATGTCTTACATTGACTCAGCTGTGATTTCACCAGATGCTGTCCCTCTGGGGTCAGGAACTGCCATTTTGTCTAAACAGGctcaaaataaaccaaaaactGGGAGAAGTTTACTGGGGGGACCAGCAGCTTTGAGCCCACTAACCCCAAG cTTTGGAATTTTGCCACTAGAAAccccaagccctggagatggaTCATATTTACAAAACTACACAAACACTTCCTCTGTAATTGATGTGCCATCCACAGGAACACCTTCAAAAAAG AGTGTCAGCAGGATCAGCCAAGCTGGAACAAAATCTGTCTTCTCCCAGAGTGGAAATAGCCGAGAAGTCACTCCCATTCTTGTTGCACAAACACAGAGCTCTGGCCCACAAACGAG TACTACACCTCAGGTATTGAGCCCAACAATTGCTGCTCCCCCAAACTCACTGCCTCGAAGAAGCTCTCGCCTCTTTACTAGTGATAGCTCTACAACAAAG gaaaatagcaaaaaattaaaaatgaagtttccaCCGAAGatcccaaacagaaaaacaaaaagtaaaacaaataagGGAGGAATAACTCAACCAAACTTAAATGACAGTTTGGAAATTAACAAACTGGACTCTTCCATCatttcagaagggaaaatttCCACTGTCACACCACAGATCCAGGCTTTTACActacagaaggcagcagcag AAGGTTTGATGAGCCTGCTCCGGGACATGGGCAAAGGTTATTTAGCTTTGTGTTCATACAACTGCAAAGaagctataaatattttaagccaTTTACCATCCCACCACTACAACACTGGCTGGGTGCTGTGCCAAATTGGGAGAGCTTACTTTGAACTTGCAGAATATATGCAG GCTGAgagaatattttcagaagtaagGAGGATTGAAAACTACAGAGTGGAAGGCATGGAAATCTATTCAACCACACTGTGGCATCTGCAGAAAGATGTTGCCCTCTCAGTTCTTTCAAAAGATTTGACAGATATGGATAAAAACTCACCAGAG gCATGGTGTGCTGCAGGGAACTGTTTCAGCTTGCAGAGGGAGCATGACATTGCAATCAAGTTCTTCCAGAGAGCCATTCAAGTTGATCCAAACTATGCTTATGCCTACACCCTGCTGGGACATGAGTTTGTGTTAACAGAAGAGCTGGACAAAGCACTGGCTTGTTTTAGAAATGCAATCAGAGTCAACCCCAGACACTATAATGCCTG gtATGGGTTGGGAATGATTTATTACAAGCAGGAAAAATTCAGCCTAGCAGAAATGCATTTCCAGAAAGCACTTGATATCAATCCTCAGAGCTCAGTCTTACTGTGTCACATTGGAGTA GTCCAGCATGcactgaaaaaatctgaaaaggcTTTGGATACTTTAAACAAAGCTATTAACATTGACCCCAAGAACCCACTATGCAAATTCCATAGAGCTTCTGTAttatttgcaaatgaaaaatacaag tctgCTTTACAAGAACTTGAAGAACTGAAACAGATTGTTCCCAAAGAGTctcttgtttactttttaatagGAAAG GTTTATAAAAAACTGGGTCAAACACATTTGGCCCTCATGAATTTCTCCTGGGCAATGGACTTAGATCCCAAAGGAGCCAATAACCAGATCAAAGAGGCCATTGATAAACGTTACCTTCCAGATGATGAGGAACCAATAACTCAAGAAGAACAAATCAGTGAATGTTACCCCTATGAATCAG
- the LOC103539238 gene encoding cell division cycle protein 27 homolog isoform X4, with the protein MTVLQEPVQAAIWQALNHYAYRDAVFLAERLYAEVHSEEALFLLATCYYRSGKAYKAYRLLKGHSCTTPQCKYLLAKCCVDLSKLAEGEQILSGGVLNKQKSHDDIVMEFGDSACFTLSLLGHVYCKTDRLAKGSECYQKSLSLNPFLWSPFESLCEIGEKPDPDQTFKLTSLQNFSSCLPNTCTTLVSNHNISHRQPETVLMETPQDTIELNRINLESSNSKYSSLNTDSSMSYIDSAVISPDAVPLGSGTAILSKQAQNKPKTGRSLLGGPAALSPLTPSFGILPLETPSPGDGSYLQNYTNTSSVIDVPSTGTPSKKSVSRISQAGTKSVFSQSGNSREVTPILVAQTQSSGPQTSTTPQVLSPTIAAPPNSLPRRSSRLFTSDSSTTKENSKKLKMKFPPKIPNRKTKSKTNKGGITQPNLNDSLEINKLDSSIISEGKISTVTPQIQAFTLQKAAAGLMSLLRDMGKGYLALCSYNCKEAINILSHLPSHHYNTGWVLCQIGRAYFELAEYMQAERIFSEVRRIENYRVEGMEIYSTTLWHLQKDVALSVLSKDLTDMDKNSPEAWCAAGNCFSLQREHDIAIKFFQRAIQVDPNYAYAYTLLGHEFVLTEELDKALACFRNAIRVNPRHYNAWYGLGMIYYKQEKFSLAEMHFQKALDINPQSSVLLCHIGVVQHALKKSEKALDTLNKAINIDPKNPLCKFHRASVLFANEKYKSALQELEELKQIVPKESLVYFLIGKVYKKLGQTHLALMNFSWAMDLDPKGANNQIKEAIDKRYLPDDEEPITQEEQISECYPYESVGTDESQESSMTDADDTQLHAAETDEF; encoded by the exons ATGACGGTGCTGCAGGAACCCGTCCAG GCTGCTATATGGCAAGCACTTAACCACTATGCTTATCGTGATGCAGTGTTCCTTGCTGAAAGGTTGTATGCAGAAG tgCATTCAGAAGAGGCTCTGTTTTTACTGGCTACCTGTTACTACCGCTCAGGAAAGGCCTATAAAGCATACAGGCTCCTCAAAGGACACAGCTGTACTACCCCCCAGTGTAAATACCTGCTTGCAAAATGTTGTGTTGACCTCAGCAA gcttgCAGAAGGAGAGCAGATCTTATCTGGTGGAGTGCTGAATAAACAGAAAAGCCATGATGACATTGTTATGGAGTTTGGTGACTCTGCATGCTTTACACTCTCCTTACTGGGACATGTTTACTG caagaCAGACCGGCTTGCCAAAGGATCAGAATGTTACCAAAAGAGCCTTAGTTTAAATCCTTTCCTCTGGTCCCCTTTTGAATCACTCTGTGAAATAG GTGAAAAACCAGACCCTGACCAAACATTTAAATTAACATCTTTACAGAACTTCAGCAGCTGTCTGCCTAACACTTGCACAACCTTGGTATCTAATCACAACATATCCCATAGACAGCCTGAGACTGTCTTGATGGAAACACCTCAAGACACAATT GAGTTGAACAGAATCAACCTAGAATCCTCTAATTCAAAATATTCCTCCTTGAACACGGATTCTTCTATGTCTTACATTGACTCAGCTGTGATTTCACCAGATGCTGTCCCTCTGGGGTCAGGAACTGCCATTTTGTCTAAACAGGctcaaaataaaccaaaaactGGGAGAAGTTTACTGGGGGGACCAGCAGCTTTGAGCCCACTAACCCCAAG cTTTGGAATTTTGCCACTAGAAAccccaagccctggagatggaTCATATTTACAAAACTACACAAACACTTCCTCTGTAATTGATGTGCCATCCACAGGAACACCTTCAAAAAAG AGTGTCAGCAGGATCAGCCAAGCTGGAACAAAATCTGTCTTCTCCCAGAGTGGAAATAGCCGAGAAGTCACTCCCATTCTTGTTGCACAAACACAGAGCTCTGGCCCACAAACGAG TACTACACCTCAGGTATTGAGCCCAACAATTGCTGCTCCCCCAAACTCACTGCCTCGAAGAAGCTCTCGCCTCTTTACTAGTGATAGCTCTACAACAAAG gaaaatagcaaaaaattaaaaatgaagtttccaCCGAAGatcccaaacagaaaaacaaaaagtaaaacaaataagGGAGGAATAACTCAACCAAACTTAAATGACAGTTTGGAAATTAACAAACTGGACTCTTCCATCatttcagaagggaaaatttCCACTGTCACACCACAGATCCAGGCTTTTACActacagaaggcagcagcag GTTTGATGAGCCTGCTCCGGGACATGGGCAAAGGTTATTTAGCTTTGTGTTCATACAACTGCAAAGaagctataaatattttaagccaTTTACCATCCCACCACTACAACACTGGCTGGGTGCTGTGCCAAATTGGGAGAGCTTACTTTGAACTTGCAGAATATATGCAG GCTGAgagaatattttcagaagtaagGAGGATTGAAAACTACAGAGTGGAAGGCATGGAAATCTATTCAACCACACTGTGGCATCTGCAGAAAGATGTTGCCCTCTCAGTTCTTTCAAAAGATTTGACAGATATGGATAAAAACTCACCAGAG gCATGGTGTGCTGCAGGGAACTGTTTCAGCTTGCAGAGGGAGCATGACATTGCAATCAAGTTCTTCCAGAGAGCCATTCAAGTTGATCCAAACTATGCTTATGCCTACACCCTGCTGGGACATGAGTTTGTGTTAACAGAAGAGCTGGACAAAGCACTGGCTTGTTTTAGAAATGCAATCAGAGTCAACCCCAGACACTATAATGCCTG gtATGGGTTGGGAATGATTTATTACAAGCAGGAAAAATTCAGCCTAGCAGAAATGCATTTCCAGAAAGCACTTGATATCAATCCTCAGAGCTCAGTCTTACTGTGTCACATTGGAGTA GTCCAGCATGcactgaaaaaatctgaaaaggcTTTGGATACTTTAAACAAAGCTATTAACATTGACCCCAAGAACCCACTATGCAAATTCCATAGAGCTTCTGTAttatttgcaaatgaaaaatacaag tctgCTTTACAAGAACTTGAAGAACTGAAACAGATTGTTCCCAAAGAGTctcttgtttactttttaatagGAAAG GTTTATAAAAAACTGGGTCAAACACATTTGGCCCTCATGAATTTCTCCTGGGCAATGGACTTAGATCCCAAAGGAGCCAATAACCAGATCAAAGAGGCCATTGATAAACGTTACCTTCCAGATGATGAGGAACCAATAACTCAAGAAGAACAAATCAGTGAATGTTACCCCTATGAATCAG
- the LOC103539238 gene encoding cell division cycle protein 27 homolog isoform X2, protein MTVLQEPVQAAIWQALNHYAYRDAVFLAERLYAEVHSEEALFLLATCYYRSGKAYKAYRLLKGHSCTTPQCKYLLAKCCVDLSKLAEGEQILSGGVLNKQKSHDDIVMEFGDSACFTLSLLGHVYCKTDRLAKGSECYQKSLSLNPFLWSPFESLCEIGEKPDPDQTFKLTSLQNFSSCLPNTCTTLVSNHNISHRQPETVLMETPQDTIELNRINLESSNSKYSSLNTDSSMSYIDSAVISPDAVPLGSGTAILSKQAQNKPKTGRSLLGGPAALSPLTPSFGILPLETPSPGDGSYLQNYTNTSSVIDVPSTGTPSKKKLCLMQSVSRISQAGTKSVFSQSGNSREVTPILVAQTQSSGPQTSTTPQVLSPTIAAPPNSLPRRSSRLFTSDSSTTKENSKKLKMKFPPKIPNRKTKSKTNKGGITQPNLNDSLEINKLDSSIISEGKISTVTPQIQAFTLQKAAAGLMSLLRDMGKGYLALCSYNCKEAINILSHLPSHHYNTGWVLCQIGRAYFELAEYMQAERIFSEVRRIENYRVEGMEIYSTTLWHLQKDVALSVLSKDLTDMDKNSPEAWCAAGNCFSLQREHDIAIKFFQRAIQVDPNYAYAYTLLGHEFVLTEELDKALACFRNAIRVNPRHYNAWYGLGMIYYKQEKFSLAEMHFQKALDINPQSSVLLCHIGVVQHALKKSEKALDTLNKAINIDPKNPLCKFHRASVLFANEKYKSALQELEELKQIVPKESLVYFLIGKVYKKLGQTHLALMNFSWAMDLDPKGANNQIKEAIDKRYLPDDEEPITQEEQISECYPYESVGTDESQESSMTDADDTQLHAAETDEF, encoded by the exons ATGACGGTGCTGCAGGAACCCGTCCAG GCTGCTATATGGCAAGCACTTAACCACTATGCTTATCGTGATGCAGTGTTCCTTGCTGAAAGGTTGTATGCAGAAG tgCATTCAGAAGAGGCTCTGTTTTTACTGGCTACCTGTTACTACCGCTCAGGAAAGGCCTATAAAGCATACAGGCTCCTCAAAGGACACAGCTGTACTACCCCCCAGTGTAAATACCTGCTTGCAAAATGTTGTGTTGACCTCAGCAA gcttgCAGAAGGAGAGCAGATCTTATCTGGTGGAGTGCTGAATAAACAGAAAAGCCATGATGACATTGTTATGGAGTTTGGTGACTCTGCATGCTTTACACTCTCCTTACTGGGACATGTTTACTG caagaCAGACCGGCTTGCCAAAGGATCAGAATGTTACCAAAAGAGCCTTAGTTTAAATCCTTTCCTCTGGTCCCCTTTTGAATCACTCTGTGAAATAG GTGAAAAACCAGACCCTGACCAAACATTTAAATTAACATCTTTACAGAACTTCAGCAGCTGTCTGCCTAACACTTGCACAACCTTGGTATCTAATCACAACATATCCCATAGACAGCCTGAGACTGTCTTGATGGAAACACCTCAAGACACAATT GAGTTGAACAGAATCAACCTAGAATCCTCTAATTCAAAATATTCCTCCTTGAACACGGATTCTTCTATGTCTTACATTGACTCAGCTGTGATTTCACCAGATGCTGTCCCTCTGGGGTCAGGAACTGCCATTTTGTCTAAACAGGctcaaaataaaccaaaaactGGGAGAAGTTTACTGGGGGGACCAGCAGCTTTGAGCCCACTAACCCCAAG cTTTGGAATTTTGCCACTAGAAAccccaagccctggagatggaTCATATTTACAAAACTACACAAACACTTCCTCTGTAATTGATGTGCCATCCACAGGAACACCTTCAAAAAAG AAACTTTGTCTTATGCAGAGTGTCAGCAGGATCAGCCAAGCTGGAACAAAATCTGTCTTCTCCCAGAGTGGAAATAGCCGAGAAGTCACTCCCATTCTTGTTGCACAAACACAGAGCTCTGGCCCACAAACGAG TACTACACCTCAGGTATTGAGCCCAACAATTGCTGCTCCCCCAAACTCACTGCCTCGAAGAAGCTCTCGCCTCTTTACTAGTGATAGCTCTACAACAAAG gaaaatagcaaaaaattaaaaatgaagtttccaCCGAAGatcccaaacagaaaaacaaaaagtaaaacaaataagGGAGGAATAACTCAACCAAACTTAAATGACAGTTTGGAAATTAACAAACTGGACTCTTCCATCatttcagaagggaaaatttCCACTGTCACACCACAGATCCAGGCTTTTACActacagaaggcagcagcag GTTTGATGAGCCTGCTCCGGGACATGGGCAAAGGTTATTTAGCTTTGTGTTCATACAACTGCAAAGaagctataaatattttaagccaTTTACCATCCCACCACTACAACACTGGCTGGGTGCTGTGCCAAATTGGGAGAGCTTACTTTGAACTTGCAGAATATATGCAG GCTGAgagaatattttcagaagtaagGAGGATTGAAAACTACAGAGTGGAAGGCATGGAAATCTATTCAACCACACTGTGGCATCTGCAGAAAGATGTTGCCCTCTCAGTTCTTTCAAAAGATTTGACAGATATGGATAAAAACTCACCAGAG gCATGGTGTGCTGCAGGGAACTGTTTCAGCTTGCAGAGGGAGCATGACATTGCAATCAAGTTCTTCCAGAGAGCCATTCAAGTTGATCCAAACTATGCTTATGCCTACACCCTGCTGGGACATGAGTTTGTGTTAACAGAAGAGCTGGACAAAGCACTGGCTTGTTTTAGAAATGCAATCAGAGTCAACCCCAGACACTATAATGCCTG gtATGGGTTGGGAATGATTTATTACAAGCAGGAAAAATTCAGCCTAGCAGAAATGCATTTCCAGAAAGCACTTGATATCAATCCTCAGAGCTCAGTCTTACTGTGTCACATTGGAGTA GTCCAGCATGcactgaaaaaatctgaaaaggcTTTGGATACTTTAAACAAAGCTATTAACATTGACCCCAAGAACCCACTATGCAAATTCCATAGAGCTTCTGTAttatttgcaaatgaaaaatacaag tctgCTTTACAAGAACTTGAAGAACTGAAACAGATTGTTCCCAAAGAGTctcttgtttactttttaatagGAAAG GTTTATAAAAAACTGGGTCAAACACATTTGGCCCTCATGAATTTCTCCTGGGCAATGGACTTAGATCCCAAAGGAGCCAATAACCAGATCAAAGAGGCCATTGATAAACGTTACCTTCCAGATGATGAGGAACCAATAACTCAAGAAGAACAAATCAGTGAATGTTACCCCTATGAATCAG
- the LOC103539238 gene encoding cell division cycle protein 27 homolog isoform X1, with product MTVLQEPVQAAIWQALNHYAYRDAVFLAERLYAEVHSEEALFLLATCYYRSGKAYKAYRLLKGHSCTTPQCKYLLAKCCVDLSKLAEGEQILSGGVLNKQKSHDDIVMEFGDSACFTLSLLGHVYCKTDRLAKGSECYQKSLSLNPFLWSPFESLCEIGEKPDPDQTFKLTSLQNFSSCLPNTCTTLVSNHNISHRQPETVLMETPQDTIELNRINLESSNSKYSSLNTDSSMSYIDSAVISPDAVPLGSGTAILSKQAQNKPKTGRSLLGGPAALSPLTPSFGILPLETPSPGDGSYLQNYTNTSSVIDVPSTGTPSKKKLCLMQSVSRISQAGTKSVFSQSGNSREVTPILVAQTQSSGPQTSTTPQVLSPTIAAPPNSLPRRSSRLFTSDSSTTKENSKKLKMKFPPKIPNRKTKSKTNKGGITQPNLNDSLEINKLDSSIISEGKISTVTPQIQAFTLQKAAAEGLMSLLRDMGKGYLALCSYNCKEAINILSHLPSHHYNTGWVLCQIGRAYFELAEYMQAERIFSEVRRIENYRVEGMEIYSTTLWHLQKDVALSVLSKDLTDMDKNSPEAWCAAGNCFSLQREHDIAIKFFQRAIQVDPNYAYAYTLLGHEFVLTEELDKALACFRNAIRVNPRHYNAWYGLGMIYYKQEKFSLAEMHFQKALDINPQSSVLLCHIGVVQHALKKSEKALDTLNKAINIDPKNPLCKFHRASVLFANEKYKSALQELEELKQIVPKESLVYFLIGKVYKKLGQTHLALMNFSWAMDLDPKGANNQIKEAIDKRYLPDDEEPITQEEQISECYPYESVGTDESQESSMTDADDTQLHAAETDEF from the exons ATGACGGTGCTGCAGGAACCCGTCCAG GCTGCTATATGGCAAGCACTTAACCACTATGCTTATCGTGATGCAGTGTTCCTTGCTGAAAGGTTGTATGCAGAAG tgCATTCAGAAGAGGCTCTGTTTTTACTGGCTACCTGTTACTACCGCTCAGGAAAGGCCTATAAAGCATACAGGCTCCTCAAAGGACACAGCTGTACTACCCCCCAGTGTAAATACCTGCTTGCAAAATGTTGTGTTGACCTCAGCAA gcttgCAGAAGGAGAGCAGATCTTATCTGGTGGAGTGCTGAATAAACAGAAAAGCCATGATGACATTGTTATGGAGTTTGGTGACTCTGCATGCTTTACACTCTCCTTACTGGGACATGTTTACTG caagaCAGACCGGCTTGCCAAAGGATCAGAATGTTACCAAAAGAGCCTTAGTTTAAATCCTTTCCTCTGGTCCCCTTTTGAATCACTCTGTGAAATAG GTGAAAAACCAGACCCTGACCAAACATTTAAATTAACATCTTTACAGAACTTCAGCAGCTGTCTGCCTAACACTTGCACAACCTTGGTATCTAATCACAACATATCCCATAGACAGCCTGAGACTGTCTTGATGGAAACACCTCAAGACACAATT GAGTTGAACAGAATCAACCTAGAATCCTCTAATTCAAAATATTCCTCCTTGAACACGGATTCTTCTATGTCTTACATTGACTCAGCTGTGATTTCACCAGATGCTGTCCCTCTGGGGTCAGGAACTGCCATTTTGTCTAAACAGGctcaaaataaaccaaaaactGGGAGAAGTTTACTGGGGGGACCAGCAGCTTTGAGCCCACTAACCCCAAG cTTTGGAATTTTGCCACTAGAAAccccaagccctggagatggaTCATATTTACAAAACTACACAAACACTTCCTCTGTAATTGATGTGCCATCCACAGGAACACCTTCAAAAAAG AAACTTTGTCTTATGCAGAGTGTCAGCAGGATCAGCCAAGCTGGAACAAAATCTGTCTTCTCCCAGAGTGGAAATAGCCGAGAAGTCACTCCCATTCTTGTTGCACAAACACAGAGCTCTGGCCCACAAACGAG TACTACACCTCAGGTATTGAGCCCAACAATTGCTGCTCCCCCAAACTCACTGCCTCGAAGAAGCTCTCGCCTCTTTACTAGTGATAGCTCTACAACAAAG gaaaatagcaaaaaattaaaaatgaagtttccaCCGAAGatcccaaacagaaaaacaaaaagtaaaacaaataagGGAGGAATAACTCAACCAAACTTAAATGACAGTTTGGAAATTAACAAACTGGACTCTTCCATCatttcagaagggaaaatttCCACTGTCACACCACAGATCCAGGCTTTTACActacagaaggcagcagcag AAGGTTTGATGAGCCTGCTCCGGGACATGGGCAAAGGTTATTTAGCTTTGTGTTCATACAACTGCAAAGaagctataaatattttaagccaTTTACCATCCCACCACTACAACACTGGCTGGGTGCTGTGCCAAATTGGGAGAGCTTACTTTGAACTTGCAGAATATATGCAG GCTGAgagaatattttcagaagtaagGAGGATTGAAAACTACAGAGTGGAAGGCATGGAAATCTATTCAACCACACTGTGGCATCTGCAGAAAGATGTTGCCCTCTCAGTTCTTTCAAAAGATTTGACAGATATGGATAAAAACTCACCAGAG gCATGGTGTGCTGCAGGGAACTGTTTCAGCTTGCAGAGGGAGCATGACATTGCAATCAAGTTCTTCCAGAGAGCCATTCAAGTTGATCCAAACTATGCTTATGCCTACACCCTGCTGGGACATGAGTTTGTGTTAACAGAAGAGCTGGACAAAGCACTGGCTTGTTTTAGAAATGCAATCAGAGTCAACCCCAGACACTATAATGCCTG gtATGGGTTGGGAATGATTTATTACAAGCAGGAAAAATTCAGCCTAGCAGAAATGCATTTCCAGAAAGCACTTGATATCAATCCTCAGAGCTCAGTCTTACTGTGTCACATTGGAGTA GTCCAGCATGcactgaaaaaatctgaaaaggcTTTGGATACTTTAAACAAAGCTATTAACATTGACCCCAAGAACCCACTATGCAAATTCCATAGAGCTTCTGTAttatttgcaaatgaaaaatacaag tctgCTTTACAAGAACTTGAAGAACTGAAACAGATTGTTCCCAAAGAGTctcttgtttactttttaatagGAAAG GTTTATAAAAAACTGGGTCAAACACATTTGGCCCTCATGAATTTCTCCTGGGCAATGGACTTAGATCCCAAAGGAGCCAATAACCAGATCAAAGAGGCCATTGATAAACGTTACCTTCCAGATGATGAGGAACCAATAACTCAAGAAGAACAAATCAGTGAATGTTACCCCTATGAATCAG